A genome region from Prochlorococcus marinus CUG1417 includes the following:
- a CDS encoding ArnT family glycosyltransferase, with amino-acid sequence MINRILKFKNLYKLLIFFPLIFYFGKRSYIAFDEGFYALQARWILDKGNWTIPLWWDEYILDRTIGLQFLIAKSQEIFGRNTFAAYLPTTIAAILMLFVTYKFHEELFNKKYAILSPLILATTYLWFDYSHLATQDIVYSCLVTVGVFSLVKIKNKDNKFYILLFGIWIGLSFMMKTFLVFVPLLSLLPYLFIKKNILLNKYFWLGLLIGFVPFLYWALSINLYLEKNIIFYLIEKFTILSNKNTFTNPFYYYLWNIPATYLPWSIFAIIGTFLNLYESKEKKYLLSIFPLLLIGILSIFSTKTPYYTLQISSILALNTYEGIVYLFNSKRFKSIFIFITSKIVPLFIISITFTYYFLFKNIINFNFKENTFLIIGLLFFGISWSFIKHKNSFQEILITLIIGPYLMTSFLLQSGLFTDRSREIREEMEYVASLDFLKNKEIKVDKSGIKNSRSQSKIIRISLLTPKLGEGLKSIDQLKKSELAWSTEFKERNNNNSYEVIYENHILNPWKLIKKK; translated from the coding sequence ATGATTAATAGAATTCTAAAATTTAAAAATCTTTATAAGCTATTAATTTTTTTTCCTTTAATATTTTATTTTGGCAAGAGGAGTTATATTGCTTTTGATGAAGGATTTTATGCACTACAAGCTAGATGGATATTGGATAAAGGTAACTGGACAATTCCTCTTTGGTGGGATGAATATATTTTGGATAGAACAATAGGATTACAGTTTTTAATAGCAAAGTCACAAGAAATATTTGGAAGAAATACGTTTGCTGCATATCTTCCAACAACAATCGCCGCAATATTAATGCTATTCGTTACTTACAAATTCCATGAAGAATTATTTAATAAAAAATATGCAATCTTATCTCCTTTAATACTTGCTACTACATATCTTTGGTTTGACTACTCACACTTAGCCACACAAGATATCGTTTATTCATGTTTAGTTACAGTTGGAGTATTTTCTTTAGTAAAAATAAAAAATAAAGATAACAAATTTTATATTCTTCTTTTTGGAATTTGGATTGGTTTGTCTTTTATGATGAAAACTTTTCTAGTATTCGTACCATTATTATCACTATTACCATATTTATTTATAAAAAAGAATATTTTACTAAACAAATATTTTTGGCTTGGACTACTCATTGGATTTGTTCCTTTTTTATATTGGGCATTATCTATTAACCTTTATTTAGAGAAAAACATTATTTTTTACTTAATTGAAAAATTTACCATACTATCTAATAAAAATACTTTTACTAATCCTTTCTACTATTATCTTTGGAATATTCCCGCAACATATCTACCATGGAGTATTTTTGCAATTATTGGCACATTTTTAAATTTATATGAAAGTAAAGAGAAGAAATATTTACTTTCCATTTTCCCATTACTTTTAATAGGAATTCTTAGTATTTTTTCTACGAAAACTCCTTACTACACTCTACAAATTTCATCTATTCTTGCACTTAATACCTATGAAGGGATAGTGTATTTATTTAACTCTAAAAGATTTAAAAGTATTTTTATATTTATCACTTCAAAAATTGTTCCTTTATTTATAATCTCTATCACTTTCACATATTATTTTTTATTTAAGAATATAATTAATTTTAACTTTAAGGAAAATACATTTTTAATTATTGGCTTATTATTTTTTGGGATATCTTGGTCATTTATAAAACATAAAAACTCATTCCAAGAAATATTAATAACATTAATAATTGGTCCTTATTTGATGACTTCATTTCTGTTACAGTCTGGATTATTTACCGATAGATCTAGAGAAATAAGAGAAGAAATGGAATACGTAGCATCTCTTGATTTCTTAAAAAATAAAGAAATAAAGGTGGATAAAAGTGGAATAAAAAATTCTAGATCTCAATCGAAAATCATAAGAATTTCGTTATTAACTCCAAAACTAGGTGAAGGTTTAAAAAGTATAGATCAGTTAAAGAAGTCTGAATTGGCATGGTCAACTGAATTCAAAGAAAGAAATAATAATAATTCTTATGAAGTTATATATGAAAACCATATTTTAAATCCTTGGAAATTAATAAAAAAAAAATAA
- a CDS encoding glycosyltransferase family 2 protein: MKSVNSWNLTNNKLHQLFKDNNKFISVKVRGNTWEPITRWLRLDSRVFRETTTKARITLCDIESLAEIYNYRSIRWKAKKLTPLPTKLIPQFLKNIFRKFPIIKQLAYELEIFFYKYDETISDHLISIVIPARNEAGNKQLLINALNKFKKIPNKLEIIFVEGNSKDNTYKILQELKENFSDFFKISLLKQTSKGKKNAVVEGFNISKGETLAIIDSDFTVDIDDSISAIMESTKNENILINCARTTFPMEKNAMRWANYIGNRLFAIFLSILINKPVSDSLCGTKVFSRKFFKLMKKNGSWDSKSDPFGDFTIIFEAANNNIKILNYPVRYYARKSGAPNISRWIDGLKLLKVCWIYMISDI, translated from the coding sequence ATGAAATCTGTTAATAGTTGGAATTTAACAAATAATAAACTGCATCAATTATTCAAAGACAATAACAAATTTATTTCAGTTAAAGTAAGGGGTAATACTTGGGAGCCAATTACAAGATGGCTAAGATTAGATTCAAGAGTTTTTAGAGAAACCACTACCAAAGCAAGAATAACTTTATGCGATATTGAATCTTTAGCAGAAATTTATAATTATAGATCAATTAGATGGAAAGCAAAAAAATTAACACCTTTGCCAACCAAACTAATTCCACAATTTTTAAAAAATATTTTTCGTAAATTTCCTATAATAAAACAACTTGCTTATGAACTAGAAATATTTTTTTATAAATATGATGAAACTATCTCCGATCATTTAATATCGATTGTAATTCCAGCAAGAAATGAAGCTGGCAATAAACAACTACTAATAAATGCCCTGAATAAATTTAAAAAAATACCTAATAAATTAGAAATAATATTTGTAGAAGGGAATAGCAAAGACAATACATACAAAATTCTGCAAGAGTTAAAAGAAAATTTTTCAGATTTTTTTAAGATATCTCTTTTAAAACAAACTTCTAAAGGAAAGAAAAATGCAGTTGTAGAGGGATTTAATATTTCTAAAGGTGAAACCCTAGCAATAATTGATAGTGATTTCACTGTAGATATTGATGACAGTATTTCAGCCATTATGGAATCAACTAAAAATGAAAATATTTTAATTAATTGCGCCCGCACAACTTTTCCAATGGAAAAAAATGCAATGAGATGGGCTAATTATATAGGAAATAGACTCTTTGCAATATTTTTATCAATTCTCATAAATAAACCAGTATCAGATTCACTTTGTGGAACAAAAGTTTTTTCAAGAAAATTCTTTAAACTTATGAAAAAAAATGGGAGTTGGGATTCCAAGTCTGATCCATTTGGAGACTTCACAATAATATTTGAGGCAGCTAACAATAATATAAAAATACTTAATTATCCTGTTAGATATTACGCCAGAAAATCTGGAGCACCAAATATATCCAGATGGATTGATGGATTAAAACTTCTCAAAGTATGTTGGATTTATATGATTTCCGATATCTGA
- a CDS encoding photosystem II high light acclimation radical SAM protein — protein sequence MNSKFKKLNKKNHYRNHYGKILTVRLPCNPIFPIGPIYLADHIHKCFPIIDQQFIDLAIIPSKKVSKYLCRKIDQFRPHLIIFSWRDIQIYAPVDGRSGNPLQNSFEVFYSKNILKKIRGSWGGLKLIASHYGEIYRNTGLVKMGLKRAQKYNKDVKVILGGGAVSVFYEQLGNHLPKGTIISVGEGENLIEKIIKGDSIEDERCYIAGQKPRNKLIHEQPSGTVKTACNYKYIKSIWPEFNWYIEGGDYYIGVQTKRGCPHNCCFCVYTVVEGKQVRVNPVNEVIKEMKQLYDLGVRGFWFTDAQFIPAKKHIEDAKNLLQAIKDQGWEDINWAAYIRADNIDAELAQLMVDTGMSYFEIGITSGSQELVRKMRLAYDLKTVLNNCRMLVKSGFKNHVSVNYSFNVFDETPSTIRQTIAYHRELENIFGKGLVDPAIFFIGLQPHTLLEKYALDHKILNPNYNPMSMMPWTARKLLWNPGTLGKKLGQVCLEAFDNKEDEFGKTVINILEREYGKSSLKESLKVRPLSERKLAHSK from the coding sequence ATGAATTCTAAGTTCAAAAAATTAAATAAAAAAAATCACTACAGAAACCACTATGGGAAAATTCTTACTGTAAGACTTCCATGTAATCCAATATTTCCAATAGGGCCAATTTACTTAGCAGATCATATTCATAAATGTTTTCCAATCATAGATCAGCAATTTATTGATCTAGCAATAATTCCTTCTAAAAAAGTTTCTAAATATTTATGTAGAAAAATTGATCAATTTAGACCTCATCTTATTATTTTTTCATGGAGAGATATACAAATTTATGCACCTGTAGATGGGAGAAGTGGAAATCCTCTGCAAAATTCTTTTGAGGTTTTCTACTCAAAAAATATACTCAAAAAAATTAGAGGTTCTTGGGGAGGATTAAAATTAATTGCATCCCATTACGGAGAAATATATAGAAATACCGGATTAGTCAAGATGGGACTTAAAAGAGCACAAAAATACAACAAAGATGTAAAAGTAATTTTAGGAGGTGGTGCTGTTAGTGTTTTCTATGAACAATTAGGAAATCATCTTCCAAAAGGAACCATAATTTCTGTTGGAGAAGGAGAAAATCTTATTGAGAAAATTATTAAGGGTGATTCGATAGAAGACGAAAGATGTTATATTGCTGGTCAAAAACCTCGGAACAAATTAATACATGAACAACCTTCGGGCACTGTTAAAACTGCCTGCAACTATAAATATATTAAATCAATATGGCCTGAATTCAATTGGTATATAGAAGGTGGAGATTACTATATAGGAGTACAAACAAAAAGAGGTTGTCCTCATAATTGTTGTTTCTGTGTTTATACGGTTGTAGAGGGTAAACAGGTTCGTGTAAATCCAGTTAACGAAGTAATAAAAGAAATGAAGCAATTATATGATTTGGGAGTAAGGGGATTTTGGTTCACAGATGCGCAGTTTATTCCAGCAAAAAAACATATTGAAGATGCAAAAAATCTTTTGCAAGCTATTAAGGATCAAGGCTGGGAGGACATTAATTGGGCTGCATACATTAGAGCTGATAATATTGATGCCGAGCTAGCACAGCTAATGGTGGATACAGGTATGAGTTATTTTGAAATAGGTATTACTTCAGGATCTCAGGAACTCGTAAGAAAAATGAGACTAGCTTATGACCTTAAAACTGTATTAAACAATTGCAGAATGCTGGTCAAATCAGGTTTCAAAAATCATGTTTCAGTCAATTACTCATTTAATGTTTTTGATGAAACGCCAAGCACCATTAGACAAACTATTGCATACCATAGAGAATTAGAAAATATTTTTGGCAAAGGGTTAGTTGACCCAGCTATTTTCTTTATTGGTTTACAACCTCATACTCTCCTTGAGAAGTATGCCTTAGATCATAAAATTTTGAATCCGAATTATAATCCAATGAGCATGATGCCCTGGACAGCAAGAAAACTTTTATGGAATCCAGGAACCTTAGGGAAAAAGCTTGGTCAAGTATGCTTAGAAGCTTTTGATAATAAAGAAGATGAATTTGGCAAAACAGTCATAAACATTCTTGAAAGAGAATATGGAAAATCTTCTTTAAAAGAATCTTTAAAAGTTCGTCCTCTATCAGAAAGGAAACTCGCTCATTCGAAATAA
- the clpS gene encoding ATP-dependent Clp protease adapter ClpS encodes MLSIKSEQSVSNNSAVIEKQPAELKNKSPKYKVLLHNDPVNSMEYVTISLREVVPQLSEQDAIAIMLEAHNTGVGLVIVCDLEPAEFYSESLKSKGISSSIEKED; translated from the coding sequence ATGCTTTCTATAAAGTCGGAACAAAGTGTGAGTAATAATTCAGCAGTTATTGAAAAGCAACCTGCTGAATTAAAAAATAAATCTCCAAAATATAAGGTTTTACTTCATAATGATCCAGTTAATTCAATGGAGTATGTAACTATTTCACTAAGAGAAGTTGTTCCTCAATTAAGCGAGCAAGATGCTATTGCCATAATGTTAGAGGCACATAATACCGGTGTGGGTTTGGTTATTGTTTGTGATTTAGAGCCAGCGGAATTCTATTCAGAATCATTAAAATCTAAAGGAATATCTAGTTCAATTGAGAAAGAGGATTAA
- a CDS encoding LL-diaminopimelate aminotransferase yields the protein MVKVNENYLKLKAGYLFPEIAKRVKIYSQSNNSSEIIKLGIGDVTEPLPKACRDAMGKALNEMGTAEGFKGYGPEQGYSWLREKISDHDFISRGCKISPEEIFVSDGSKCDSSNILDILGKDNSIAVTDPVYPVYVDSNVMTGRTGDALINGTYKGLTYLAINEENNFLPELPQKKVDILYLCFPNNPTGATITKEELKKWVDYALQNNSLILFDAAYESFIQDKNIPHSIYEIEGAEDCAIEFRSFSKNAGFTGVRCAFTVIPKNLKGFSSTNEEIALWPLWNRRQSTKFNGVSYIVQRGAEAVYSLEGKKEVRGLIDFYMENAKIMKNKLQTAGYKVYGGDNAPYIWIKVPDKMTSWDFFDFLLQKVSVVGTPGSGFGLSGEGYFRLSAFNSRSNVLEAMERIINI from the coding sequence GTGGTCAAAGTAAACGAAAATTATTTAAAACTCAAAGCTGGGTATTTATTTCCTGAAATTGCTAAAAGGGTAAAAATATATTCTCAATCAAATAATAGTTCAGAAATAATTAAGCTAGGAATAGGCGATGTGACAGAACCATTACCAAAAGCATGCAGAGATGCTATGGGTAAAGCATTAAATGAAATGGGAACTGCCGAAGGCTTTAAAGGCTATGGACCAGAACAAGGTTATTCTTGGCTAAGAGAAAAAATATCTGATCATGATTTTATTTCGAGAGGCTGTAAAATTTCACCTGAAGAAATCTTTGTTTCAGATGGTTCTAAATGCGACAGTAGCAACATTTTAGATATTCTTGGCAAAGATAATTCAATTGCTGTAACAGATCCTGTTTACCCTGTTTATGTAGATAGCAATGTCATGACAGGAAGAACTGGAGATGCCCTCATAAATGGCACTTATAAAGGATTGACTTATCTTGCAATAAATGAGGAAAATAACTTTCTGCCAGAACTTCCTCAAAAGAAAGTGGATATTTTATACCTTTGTTTTCCGAATAATCCTACTGGAGCAACAATTACTAAGGAAGAATTGAAAAAATGGGTTGATTATGCTCTTCAAAACAATTCTTTAATACTTTTTGACGCAGCTTATGAATCGTTTATTCAAGATAAAAATATTCCTCATTCAATATATGAGATTGAGGGAGCAGAAGATTGTGCTATTGAATTTAGATCTTTTTCTAAGAATGCAGGATTCACTGGAGTTAGATGTGCTTTTACAGTAATACCTAAAAATCTTAAAGGGTTCAGCTCAACAAATGAGGAAATAGCCTTATGGCCTCTATGGAATAGGCGACAATCTACAAAATTCAATGGAGTTAGCTATATCGTGCAAAGAGGAGCAGAAGCAGTATATTCTCTCGAAGGAAAGAAAGAAGTGAGAGGTTTAATTGATTTTTACATGGAAAATGCAAAAATTATGAAAAATAAACTTCAGACTGCGGGATATAAAGTTTATGGAGGGGACAATGCACCTTATATTTGGATCAAAGTTCCTGATAAAATGACATCTTGGGACTTTTTTGATTTTCTTCTTCAAAAAGTTAGTGTTGTGGGCACCCCTGGGAGCGGATTTGGATTATCAGGAGAGGGTTATTTTCGTTTATCAGCATTTAACTCAAGATCAAATGTCCTTGAAGCAATGGAAAGAATAATTAATATATAA
- a CDS encoding Rne/Rng family ribonuclease: MSQQIIIAEQARIAALLTDDRVDELIVAQGQYQIGDIFLGTVENVLPGIDAAFINIGESEKNGFIHVSDLGPLKQKNGAFGITELLEPKQKVLVQVMKEPTGSKGPRLTGGISIPGKYLILQPYGQGVNISRKINTETERSRLKALGVLIKPPSTGLLFRTEAETIKEELLIDDLENLIQQWENILKVSETSNPPNLIKRDDDFSIKILRDHIKSSTKSIIIDNNFSVERAKNFLINYESTLDIEFHDNDLNQHILEKYEIKKTIQKALQPRVDLPSGGYIIIEPTEALTVIDVNSGSFTRSANSRQTVLWTNCEAAVEISRQMKLRNIGGVIVVDFIDMDSRRDQFQLLEHFTSAIKDDSARPQIAQLTELGLVELTRKRQGQNIYELFGKKCLTCDGTGYVENKLNNEIFNQRLKKIEDKSNKTNSLKPLDINPPHTIDEQEKIISKDLPNHKEGSKENNSYKKEPGNDYLNPLNSKEKNIVTVNLTNQEKIVFSQLGINPLIKLGKEYLASNNFVRLKDNNEAKEKTLNNKKTKAKQIKKISKSKEEHIDIKIEANANSKDLSTNKTNEVKEVAFIDKKDEIEITDEIKNARKKRRRSSANIE; this comes from the coding sequence ATGTCTCAGCAAATTATCATCGCTGAGCAGGCTCGAATTGCAGCACTGCTCACAGATGATCGAGTTGATGAATTAATCGTCGCACAAGGTCAATATCAAATTGGCGATATCTTTTTAGGAACAGTTGAAAATGTTCTCCCTGGAATTGATGCCGCTTTCATAAATATTGGTGAAAGTGAAAAAAATGGATTTATTCATGTTTCAGATCTTGGTCCATTAAAACAAAAAAATGGGGCATTTGGAATAACCGAATTACTAGAACCAAAACAAAAAGTTCTAGTACAAGTAATGAAGGAACCAACAGGATCTAAAGGACCTAGACTAACAGGAGGTATTTCTATACCTGGAAAATACTTGATATTACAGCCATATGGTCAAGGAGTAAATATTTCCAGAAAAATAAATACAGAAACAGAAAGAAGTCGCTTAAAAGCTCTTGGGGTCTTAATAAAACCGCCCAGCACAGGTTTACTATTTAGAACAGAGGCTGAAACCATAAAAGAAGAACTACTTATCGATGATTTAGAAAACTTAATTCAACAATGGGAAAATATATTAAAAGTTTCTGAGACTTCTAATCCACCAAATTTAATAAAAAGAGATGATGATTTCTCTATTAAGATCTTGAGAGATCATATTAAATCATCAACTAAAAGCATAATCATCGATAATAATTTTTCAGTTGAAAGAGCAAAGAATTTCTTAATAAATTATGAATCTACTTTAGATATTGAATTTCACGATAACGATTTAAACCAACATATTTTAGAGAAATATGAAATCAAGAAAACAATTCAAAAAGCTCTTCAACCTAGAGTGGATCTTCCTTCAGGAGGATATATCATCATTGAACCCACTGAAGCGCTTACAGTAATTGATGTGAACTCTGGATCATTTACCAGATCTGCAAACTCAAGACAAACAGTTTTGTGGACGAATTGTGAAGCAGCCGTTGAAATCTCAAGACAAATGAAATTAAGAAATATTGGTGGCGTTATCGTAGTGGATTTTATTGATATGGACTCTAGAAGAGATCAATTCCAGTTACTAGAACATTTCACTTCAGCAATAAAAGATGATTCTGCAAGGCCTCAAATAGCTCAGCTTACTGAATTAGGTTTGGTTGAGTTAACCAGAAAAAGACAAGGGCAAAATATATATGAATTATTCGGTAAAAAATGTCTTACTTGCGATGGTACTGGATATGTAGAAAATAAATTGAATAATGAAATTTTTAACCAAAGATTAAAAAAAATAGAGGATAAATCTAATAAAACAAACAGTTTGAAACCTTTAGATATAAATCCTCCTCACACAATTGATGAGCAGGAAAAAATAATTAGCAAGGATTTACCTAACCACAAAGAAGGAAGTAAGGAGAACAATTCTTATAAAAAAGAACCAGGTAATGATTATTTGAACCCACTAAATTCAAAAGAAAAAAATATAGTAACAGTTAATCTTACTAATCAAGAAAAAATTGTTTTCAGTCAATTAGGTATTAATCCACTCATAAAGTTAGGTAAAGAATATCTTGCTAGTAATAATTTTGTGCGTTTAAAAGACAATAATGAAGCAAAAGAAAAAACTTTAAATAATAAAAAAACAAAAGCAAAACAAATTAAAAAAATCTCAAAATCTAAAGAAGAACATATTGATATTAAAATTGAAGCAAATGCAAATTCCAAAGATCTATCAACAAACAAAACTAATGAGGTTAAGGAAGTTGCATTTATAGATAAAAAGGATGAAATTGAAATTACAGATGAGATAAAAAATGCAAGAAAAAAAAGAAGAAGATCTTCAGCAAATATTGAATAA
- a CDS encoding ribonuclease HII — translation MQEKKEEDLQQILNKVFEVGIDEVGRGAVFGPVFSAVVVLTEKNKLILKQFGVIDSKKLTPKKRKFLLQKILLLSSDYGIGQSSTREIDKFGIRVATELSMIRALKKLKQKPSEIIIDGPLLLRLWDRNQKNIVSGDSKFTSIASASIVAKVSRDNLMERLEKKYSGYLIFKNKGYGTKEHLSIIKKYGITNLHRKSFLKKSKLI, via the coding sequence ATGCAAGAAAAAAAAGAAGAAGATCTTCAGCAAATATTGAATAAAGTATTCGAAGTTGGAATAGATGAAGTTGGACGGGGAGCAGTTTTTGGTCCAGTTTTCTCAGCAGTTGTTGTATTAACTGAAAAAAATAAACTTATTTTGAAACAATTTGGAGTAATAGATAGCAAAAAATTAACTCCAAAAAAAAGAAAATTTCTTCTTCAGAAAATTTTATTACTTTCTTCAGATTATGGAATTGGGCAATCCTCAACTAGAGAAATAGATAAGTTTGGTATTAGAGTTGCGACAGAACTTTCAATGATAAGAGCTTTAAAAAAATTAAAGCAGAAGCCATCTGAAATAATAATTGATGGCCCCTTATTATTAAGGCTATGGGATAGAAATCAGAAAAATATAGTATCAGGAGACTCGAAGTTTACATCAATAGCTTCAGCAAGCATAGTTGCAAAAGTATCTCGTGATAATCTAATGGAAAGGTTAGAAAAAAAATACTCAGGATACTTAATATTTAAAAATAAAGGCTATGGAACCAAAGAGCACCTTTCAATTATCAAAAAATATGGAATAACTAATCTGCACAGAAAAAGTTTTTTAAAAAAATCAAAGCTTATTTAA
- a CDS encoding DUF1997 domain-containing protein, with translation MLLSFDAKQKLKLSVTRNKEYLSKYLLEEERVVGAMLDSKKLVPEGEGRYKYTVTSFKVFQLDINPVVSIAVENKDGILRMSALESTLDGLGMIDDFNLILKANLEATSIGLEGEALLGVSVSQPPLLKLVPKKILESTGHSVLNGILLGIKARVQQQLVKDFLDWCSLNKL, from the coding sequence ATGCTGTTATCTTTTGATGCTAAACAGAAACTAAAGCTTTCTGTAACACGAAATAAAGAATATCTTTCTAAATATCTTTTGGAAGAAGAAAGAGTTGTTGGTGCAATGCTGGACTCCAAAAAATTAGTACCTGAAGGAGAAGGTAGGTATAAGTATACAGTAACAAGTTTTAAGGTTTTTCAATTAGATATTAACCCTGTTGTTTCAATTGCGGTAGAAAATAAAGATGGAATTTTAAGAATGAGTGCCCTTGAAAGTACATTAGATGGTTTAGGGATGATAGATGACTTTAATCTTATTTTGAAAGCGAATTTAGAAGCAACTTCCATTGGATTAGAGGGAGAGGCGCTTTTAGGGGTATCTGTAAGTCAACCCCCTTTATTAAAACTTGTGCCAAAGAAAATTTTGGAATCTACAGGTCATTCGGTATTAAACGGAATTTTGTTGGGTATAAAGGCAAGAGTTCAACAGCAATTAGTTAAAGATTTTTTAGACTGGTGTAGCTTAAATAAGCTTTGA
- the pheA gene encoding prephenate dehydratase — MRKQVAYLGPKGTYAEKAAHILSKLANFQTPIFVPCNGLHSVIKSIAYNNCDAAVVPIENSVEGPVTATLDALWKFPEIFINKAIVLPIKHALISDGELSNISEVLSHPQALAQCSEWLSENLPNAIPLPTNSTSEAVNMVKGSKFRAAIGSKSLIQIEGLKELAFPINDVPGNCTRFILLSKESNSYSANIASFAFSLISNRPGALLQALNYIANFGFNMSKIESRPSKRELGEYIIYIDLELDNEKNIANFLELKENIKPLCKKFVDFGNYFSENFELD, encoded by the coding sequence ATGCGCAAACAAGTTGCATATTTAGGTCCTAAAGGGACATACGCAGAAAAAGCAGCTCATATACTATCCAAGCTTGCCAATTTTCAGACACCTATATTTGTACCATGTAATGGGTTACATTCGGTCATTAAATCAATAGCGTACAACAATTGTGATGCTGCTGTAGTTCCTATTGAAAATTCTGTAGAAGGGCCAGTTACAGCCACTCTAGATGCACTTTGGAAATTTCCTGAAATATTTATCAATAAAGCAATTGTTTTACCCATAAAACATGCATTAATTAGTGATGGAGAACTTTCAAATATTTCAGAAGTATTATCGCATCCTCAAGCATTAGCTCAATGTTCAGAATGGTTATCTGAAAATCTTCCAAATGCAATCCCTCTACCAACAAATTCAACGTCAGAAGCTGTCAACATGGTCAAGGGCAGTAAATTTAGAGCGGCAATTGGTTCAAAATCATTAATTCAAATCGAAGGCCTTAAAGAATTAGCCTTTCCTATTAATGATGTGCCAGGCAATTGCACTAGATTTATCTTATTAAGTAAAGAATCTAATTCTTATTCAGCTAACATTGCTAGTTTTGCTTTCTCATTAATATCCAATAGACCAGGCGCTTTACTTCAAGCTTTAAATTATATTGCAAATTTTGGATTCAATATGAGCAAAATAGAGTCAAGACCTTCAAAAAGAGAGTTAGGCGAATATATAATTTATATTGATCTAGAATTAGATAATGAAAAGAATATTGCAAATTTTCTTGAATTGAAAGAAAATATTAAACCACTATGCAAGAAATTTGTAGATTTTGGAAATTATTTTTCTGAAAATTTCGAATTAGATTGA
- a CDS encoding methyltransferase domain-containing protein — protein MFEFLLPFFLISLFFLAFSFIWRTTARKYISSGTVASAYDAWTQDKLLERLWGEHIHLGFYPSENKNIDFRQAKVKFVHELVKWSGLDKLPKGSRILDVGCGIGGSSRILSKYYGFNVTGITISPAQVKRARELTPSGLNCNFQVMDALDLKFEDGSFDGVWSVEAGAHMNDKTKFADEMMRTLRPGGYLALADWNSRDLRECPPSFLENLVLKQLLEQWVHPNFISIKDFGNILRTNKNSSGRVFSENWNTYTNPSWYDSIIEGIRRPFAILSLGPLALVKSIREIPTILLMNWAFRKGLMEFGVYKCRG, from the coding sequence ATGTTTGAATTTTTATTACCCTTTTTTTTAATTTCTTTATTCTTTTTAGCTTTTTCTTTTATCTGGAGAACTACTGCTAGAAAATATATTTCTTCTGGTACTGTGGCATCAGCATACGATGCATGGACCCAGGATAAATTACTTGAGAGATTGTGGGGAGAGCATATACATCTGGGCTTTTATCCTTCAGAAAATAAAAATATTGATTTTCGACAGGCTAAAGTTAAGTTTGTTCATGAGTTAGTTAAGTGGAGTGGTTTAGATAAATTGCCAAAAGGTTCCAGAATATTAGATGTAGGTTGTGGAATAGGAGGAAGTTCTAGGATCCTTTCAAAATATTATGGTTTTAATGTTACTGGAATTACAATTAGTCCTGCTCAAGTAAAAAGAGCTAGAGAACTTACTCCTTCTGGACTAAATTGTAATTTCCAAGTTATGGATGCATTAGATTTGAAATTTGAGGATGGTTCCTTTGATGGTGTTTGGAGTGTTGAAGCTGGTGCACACATGAATGATAAAACTAAGTTTGCAGATGAGATGATGAGAACTTTGAGACCAGGGGGTTATTTAGCATTGGCTGATTGGAACTCTAGAGATCTCAGGGAATGCCCTCCATCATTTCTTGAGAATTTGGTTCTTAAACAATTACTTGAACAATGGGTTCATCCCAATTTTATTAGTATTAAAGATTTTGGTAATATTCTTAGAACTAATAAAAATAGTTCAGGACGAGTTTTTTCTGAAAACTGGAATACTTATACAAATCCTTCTTGGTACGACTCCATTATTGAGGGTATTAGAAGACCTTTTGCAATTTTGTCTCTTGGTCCTCTGGCACTAGTTAAGTCCATTAGAGAGATCCCAACTATACTGCTCATGAATTGGGCTTTTAGAAAAGGTTTAATGGAGTTTGGGGTATATAAATGTAGGGGATAA